In the genome of Triticum urartu cultivar G1812 chromosome 5, Tu2.1, whole genome shotgun sequence, one region contains:
- the LOC125507866 gene encoding LOW QUALITY PROTEIN: pentatricopeptide repeat-containing protein At3g24000, mitochondrial-like (The sequence of the model RefSeq protein was modified relative to this genomic sequence to represent the inferred CDS: deleted 1 base in 1 codon), which translates to MRKPHKLLPNYLLLYRHTRPCTSTAANPVPAASAVLRDLDLLDAGELAPTPRVYHSFITACTQSKNLEDARKIHAHLASSRFAGDAFLDNSLIHLYCKCGSVLEARKVFDGMRRKDMVSWTSLIAGYAQNDMPAVAIRLLPGMLKGRFRPNGFTFASLLKAAGAYADSGIGRQIHALAVKCDWHEDVYVGSALLDMYARCGKMDMATAVFDKLDSKNGVSWNALISGFARKGDGETALMTFAEMLRNGFEATHFTYSSVFSSIARLGALEQGKWVHAHVIKSRQKLTAFVGNTLLDMYAKSGSMIDARKVFDRMDNKDPVTWNTMLTAFAQYGLGKEAVSHFEEMRKSGVYLNQITFLCILTACSHGGLVKEGKRYFEMMKEYDLEPEIDHYVTVVALLGRAGFLNYALVFIFKMPMEPTAAVWGALLAACRMHKNAKVGQFAADHVFELDPDDSGPPVLLYNIYASTGQWDAAARVRRMMKTTGVKKEPACSWVEMENSVHMFVANDDTHPRAEEIYKMWGEISKKIRKEGYVPDMDYVLLRVDDQEREANLQYHSEKLALAFALIEMPAGATIRIMKNIRICGDCHSAFKYISKVFGREIVVRDTNRFHHFSSGSCSCGDYW; encoded by the exons ATGAGAAAGCCCCACAAGCTTCTGCCCAACTACCTTCTCCTCTACCGACACACCAGACCCTGCACCTCAACCGCGGCCAAC CCCGTCCCGGCCGCCTCCGCCGTCCTCCGTGACCTCGATCTCCTGGACGCTGGCGAGCTCGCCCCGACCCCGCGCGTTTACCACTCGTTCATAACCGCCTGTACGCAATCCAAGAACCTCGAGGATGCCAGGAAGATCCACGCGCACCTGGCCAGCTCCCGGTTCGCCGGCGACGCCTTCCTCGACAACTCGCTCATCCACCTCTACTGCAAGTGCGGCAGCGTGCTGGAAGCGCGGAAGGTGTTCGACGGAATGCGGAGGAAAGACATGGTCTCCTGGACCTCGCTCATTGCCGGGTACGCGCAGAACGACATGCCGGCGGTGGCCATCAGGCTGCTCCCTGGCATGCTGAAGGGGCGCTTCAGGCCGAACGGGTTCACGTTCGCCAGCCTCCTCAAGGCTGCCGGCGCTTATGCTGACAGTGGCATCGGGAGGCAGATCCATGCTCTTGCTGTGAAGTGTGACTGGCATGAGGACGTCTATGTTGGGAGCGCGCTCCTCGACATGTATGCGCGGTGTGGGAAGATGGACATGGCCACCGCAGTGTTTGACAAACTTGACTCGAAGAATGGGGTTTCTTGGAACGCATTGATCTCCGGGTTTGCGAGGAAGGGTGATGGAGAGACTGCTCTGATGACCTTTGCGGAGATGCTGAGAAATGGGTTTGAAGCGACACATTTTACATACTCCAGTGTCTTCAGTTCTATCGCTCGTTTAGGTGCTCTTGAGCAGGGGAAGTGGGTGCATGCACATGTGATTAAATCTCGGCAGAAACTGACTGCATTTGTTGGAAATACATTGCTTGACATGTATGCAAAATCAGGGAGCATGATTGACGCAAGAAAGGTGTTTGACCGTATGGACAATAAGGATCCAGTTACATGGAACACAATGCTCACAGCATTTGCACAATATGGACTGGGGAAGGAAGCAGTCTCCCATTTTGAGGAGATGAGGAAATCTGGCGTTTACCTGAATCAGATCACCTTCCTTTGCATTTTGACTGCCTGTAGCCATGGAGGACTGGTGAAGGAGGGCAAGCGCTACTTTGAAATGATGAAGGAGTACGATTTAGAACCGGAGATTGATCATTATGTTACGGTTGTTGCTCTTCTGGGCCGAGCTGGTTTCCTAAATTATGCTCTGGTCTTTATATTTAAAATGCCCATGGAGCCAACTGCTGCAGTTTGGGGAGCCTTGCTTGCGGCATGCAGAATGCATAAGAATGCTAAAGTAGGGCAATTTGCAGCTGATCATGTCTTTGAACTTGACCCAGATGATAGTGGTCCACCTGTCCTGTTGTATAACATATATGCTTCCACGGGCCAATGGGATGCTGCAGCCAGAGTGAGGAGGATGATGAAGACAACTGGTGTGAAGAAGGAACCTGCATGCAGTTGGGTTGAGATGGAGAATTCTGTGCACATGTTTGTGGCAAATGATGATACCCATCCACGAGCGGAAGAGATATATAAGATGTGGGGTGAGATAAGCAAGAAGATTAGGAAAGAAGGATATGTTCCTGATATGGATTATGTGCTTCTGCGTGTAGATGACCAAGAGAGGGAGGCAAACCTACAGTACCACAGCGAGAAGCTCGCGCTTGCATTTGCGCTGATCGAAATGCCTGCAGGGGCAACAATtcgcatcatgaagaatattaggATATGTGG